In one Sporomusa sphaeroides DSM 2875 genomic region, the following are encoded:
- the dnaA gene encoding chromosomal replication initiator protein DnaA, which yields MASIWQQALVHMKKAFIKPLFETWIKSTMPLSINDNVIEIGTPKQFVKEWLESRYVPIIKEALKAAANKDFEIVFINMDMEEEIDETALLNIDIEAQIDVLQEEQINQQQQKENITPSDQLSQPAEDVDIDNVDYLKYLDDIGDIPQAAALAPSPTILETPSRPAVPKTKRFDQQPNSNMPATEDFNLNPKYVFSTFVIGNSNRLAHAASLAVSEAPAQVYNPFFIYGGVGLGKTHLMHAIGHRIRENNPNIKVVYISSEKFTNELINSIISGNPESFRQRYRNIDVLLVDDIQFLSKKEHTQEEFFHTFNTLHEANKQIIISSDRPPREIQTLEDRLRSRFEWGLITDIQPPDLETRIAVLRKKAMIESLNVPNEVIVYIASRIENNIRELEGALIRVVAYASLNNQPIDIDLATEALKDIFPNGRPKQITTELIQDIVAGHFKIKLEDLSAKKRTRNVTYPRQIAMYLCRELTETSLPKIGEIFGGRDHTTVIHAHDKISRERQMDAKLNNTIKDLVKRIES from the coding sequence ATGGCAAGCATATGGCAGCAGGCTCTGGTACATATGAAAAAAGCGTTTATCAAGCCGCTTTTTGAAACATGGATCAAATCAACCATGCCATTATCCATTAATGATAACGTTATTGAAATTGGCACTCCCAAGCAATTTGTCAAGGAATGGCTGGAAAGCCGTTACGTCCCTATCATTAAGGAAGCCTTAAAAGCTGCCGCCAACAAAGACTTTGAGATTGTTTTTATTAATATGGATATGGAGGAAGAAATAGACGAAACTGCCCTGCTGAACATTGATATAGAAGCACAAATCGATGTTCTGCAAGAAGAACAAATTAACCAGCAACAGCAGAAAGAAAACATTACCCCTTCAGACCAACTATCCCAACCGGCAGAAGATGTTGATATAGATAATGTAGATTATTTAAAATACCTTGACGACATCGGCGATATTCCTCAGGCCGCCGCCCTTGCTCCTTCACCGACTATCCTGGAGACCCCCTCCCGGCCAGCTGTACCAAAAACAAAACGTTTTGACCAGCAGCCAAACAGCAATATGCCGGCAACAGAAGATTTTAACCTAAATCCCAAATATGTATTTTCCACCTTTGTTATTGGCAATTCCAACCGGTTGGCCCACGCAGCTTCGCTGGCTGTTTCAGAGGCGCCGGCTCAGGTATATAATCCTTTTTTTATCTATGGCGGTGTAGGCCTTGGCAAAACACATCTGATGCATGCCATTGGTCACCGTATTAGGGAAAATAACCCCAATATTAAGGTTGTCTATATTTCCAGCGAAAAATTCACCAATGAGCTCATTAACTCGATTATTAGCGGCAATCCCGAGAGTTTCCGCCAGCGTTACCGCAATATCGATGTTCTCTTAGTGGATGATATCCAGTTTTTGTCGAAAAAAGAACATACCCAGGAAGAATTTTTCCATACCTTCAACACCTTGCATGAAGCCAATAAACAGATCATTATTTCCAGCGACCGGCCGCCGCGGGAAATTCAGACACTGGAAGACCGGCTGCGTTCCCGTTTTGAATGGGGGCTGATCACAGATATTCAGCCACCTGATCTGGAAACACGTATTGCCGTCCTCCGTAAAAAAGCCATGATAGAAAGCCTGAATGTCCCTAATGAAGTCATTGTCTATATTGCCAGCCGGATTGAAAATAACATCCGCGAACTGGAAGGCGCTCTTATCCGCGTAGTTGCCTATGCTTCTTTAAATAATCAGCCAATTGATATTGATTTAGCCACCGAAGCCTTAAAAGATATCTTTCCCAACGGCCGGCCAAAACAAATCACCACAGAGCTTATTCAAGATATTGTCGCCGGTCATTTTAAAATCAAGCTGGAAGATCTTTCAGCCAAAAAACGCACCCGCAATGTAACCTATCCCCGGCAAATTGCCATGTATTTATGCCGGGAACTAACCGAAACGTCATTGCCTAAGATCGGTGAAATCTTTGGCGGCCGTGATCATACCACAGTTATCCATGCCCATGATAAAATCAGCCGCGAAAGACAAATGGACGCCAAATTGAACAATACAATCAAGGATCTGGTTAAACGTATTGAATCATAG